In Amia ocellicauda isolate fAmiCal2 chromosome 7, fAmiCal2.hap1, whole genome shotgun sequence, the genomic window GCCCCCCTAAGTGTTGTGTTGTACCCCCCcagtttttttaatacaacatTTGTGTATTGATACAATTAATTTCGTAACTATTTaatagtaaacaaaaataaatgttgaactaTCACCTTTATTTTCCGTCCAGAACGTAAGCATGTAACACGCAAGCTGTGGGGGTGCAGCTCAGAGTTCACGCAGGCACTCAGTAACATTTACTAGATTGAGTTAACATTATTTGGGGGGAAATGGATATAAGACATTGGCTCCAAAAGGTACTTTCGTCTACCACCTCGAATGAAAGGCTGTCAGAGGAAGGAGAACCAGATGATACTAAATCCGACCTCGACAACAGCATAGGTGCTCATGTTTAGGCCGCCATTAGTCGTGCAACCCATCCTGCTGTGAAGgacattgaccacatcaaaccagaagagcttttccagatctgcagggacacacggacccagggacacaaatggaaattggggttCAAGCCatgcaagacagaaaacaggagacacttcttcacacagcaaatttttacaatctggaacaaactccccagcaatatggttgaagctgaaaagttgggaacattcaacaacagactggataggatccttggatcacttagttattaatggacaccaaacgagcacaatgggttgaatgacctcctctcgtttctaaactcatttgtaaactttatgttcttatgttctaaatacCATATTCCCAATACGGGAAACGTAAATTATATAGACCCTTTTGACTACTTTGAGTTTTCGGATACCAAATCATCTTAACTTTTACAACTGAAATTGAAAGTTatcaaatataatgtataagtGCTATAAACTAAAATCTTGAagagtatttattttacatggatTCTCTCATAAAAAGACAAAACGTTCAGTTAAACTTAAGCATAATAGTTGTGTGTCATGCTGGTGCTGAAAGCCATGATGTTTAGTATCAAAACAAAGCTCAGGCTGTTCTCttgcacacattattattattattattatttgatcatAATGATCATGATCATTCACCTGCTCAAGCAGACCAACCAGAAGGCATTTAATCAAGGTATACAGCCACAGAGAAGGAGGGGTCAATCCCAGATacaccagtaaatggcgtaaaaatgattaaaacacgCCCATTTCCACATGTAAGCCCGCAACGTATGAGCAAATGCTACTGTACCACTcagtaagatcattaaaacaagttttttttttttttttttaaacaacaacaaatgttttttttgttttttttcattgtataAGCATCGGATGGGAATGAAATTTTGAGGACATATTTAGAAAGTATAGGAACACCCATTCATGAAAACAAAAGAAGACACCCCATCTTTAAGAGACTGACTCACATCACTGTCAATCAGCTGATTAAGCTGGAGTGTAGATTTACCCCCACCACCCCCGGCTGCCCTTCAtcacctccccaccccccccaacacTGTGCCACccctagtaacttactggaccCCTCTGGCCACCCCGTTTCACATTCCCTCTCAAACAGGAAGCTTGaaagtacagaaaaaacaaatcaaattataCAGTTTGGACAAGGACATTTcattatatatgtacagtactgtgcaaaagttttaggcaggtgtgaaaaaatgcttggaagtgtacctagaagaattgatgctgttttgaaggcaaagggtggtcacaccaaatattgatttgatttagatttttcttctgttcactcactttgcatttagttaattgattaatataatctattaacgtctatttttgaaagcattcttaattaacagcattttttcatacccgcataaaacgtttgcacagtactgtgtatatatatatatatatatatatatatatatatatatatttttacacacaGATATGAACTTAtatatttaactgtatattCAAATAATTAACTGTTACTTTTCACAATCAGCAccgtttgaaaaataaaacaatcagcttactacaaaatatatacaatacaatacatttgtttccctattgtagatttaaaaaataaatgtattggtgtGCCTAGGTACAAAACTGACTGTTGTGGATGCTTAAATTGTACAGTGCTGCTTAAGCATAGCAGCACTGTACAGATGCTGCTATGAAACTATATTGTTTCCTGGTACGAAAACAAGAAGGGCCAATACTCTGACAAAAAAGGCAGTAAACTGTTTATCTAGgataaaaacattgtattttttagTACAAAGCACAGTTAAACAGTGTTATAGAATGTGAATGTATCAAATAGGTTTGATTTTTTTGCAGAACTATAAGAATAATCAGATGAAATAAAGTAAAgtacttatttttcaaacaaaaaTATCCTCATAATCCAAAACCACAAATAAACATTGAGCATGTCGGATACTTTCAGGTATTACATTTCTTGAAAATCAATGACCCTGTATTACAGCAGTTTAGTTTCTGTCAATTCAGAAAAATATACTTTGtattacataataaatcaattgCAATCAATGCttacatatattaaaaagtaACAATTTGACAGCATTATTTCAAAGATTAGAATCAGTGGAAGTATCAGTAAACATTTGCTTGAagaatactttttttcttttcttttttttatacttttttcgAATTGGTacatttttccttttcaaaCTCTGCAATCTGGCTAAATATGTCAAGCAGGTTTGATGGCAGATTTCTTTTCGCTTCAGCAGACTCCTTATCATTGTGGAGTCTGTGCTTTGATAATCTGCTTTCATGTCTGTCAGATCTTCTAAAATTTTGCACCTCTTCTTCTATTTGATAGGCCTGTTTCTTATCTCCAATTCCTACAGAATCATACCTGTCACTGTTTGATCTGCTGTTACTACATCCCTGGGAAGAATAGTCTTTTGTGTTAACATATCTGTCAGATTTGTGGGAATACTCTGAACCtgcagaggaggaggaataCTTTCTAGGTCTTATTTTCTCTAATCCACTACAGAACTCCAGCTGAAAATTactttcctcctcctctctcctgtaTTCTTTTGCAACCTCTTTCTCTATGCCACTTGATTTCCTGTCACGAGGTTTCACAGAATCATCCATGCAGGAAGGGCAAGATTTACGTCCACCTTTTTTAACCTTTGCTTTGCTCCTCTCTGCTTTGACTGGAACACCCTGAAAACAATGTTCATCAAACCTACCTCCACCATCATCTAAGATCTCCACAGAAGATGAGGAAAGAGAGTGATATCGTCTATCCTTCGCCTGAGACTTATATTCTACTGACCTGTCTTGCCCCTCAGGAAATTTAGACACCTCATACTTTTGATTCAAGAATGATGCAGATGTGTTTGCCGGAGGAGGGTACCACTCTTCCTTGCTCTCATAGCTCTTGTCTTGGTGTGTGGAGCTCCTTCGACAAGCCTTCCACCGGCTGCCAGGGGAGTCTCGCTGCTTTTGTTTCCTATTCTTAACCTTCCTGTGGTCAgcagaagaaaccaaggagTCTGAAGACTTGCTGAATGAGGAGGaggatgatgacgatgatgtcAACttcctcttttttcttttcattctgtaaaaacCAAAATTatctataatttaaataaagttaACTTAATTAACAGTtaaatgttttcagtttctaAGAATCAGTGTATTACTAAAAGCATTATGATGAAATCTATGTCGCTCAAGAAAATCAAATCAGAAGTAATGTCCTGGTGCAACACCAGCACGTTCTTATGGGCAAATACTGGCATTCTTCAGCATCGAGTCTTCGcatgattaaataaaacatttaccttttctcttcttttaaTATCTTACGTAATTTCTCTGCACTTGTCACCACAATTTTAGATTGATCCTTTTCTTTTGCTGCCTCCTCTTCTTTCAGTTTCAGGGATTTCTTTAATGCAATCAGTTATCACATTAACACAGCAATTAAGTTATAAAGAGTTGCACATTTTAGATTTACACAGAATCATCAATTGCATTTATGAAGCATTTAGGTTTATGTTATGGATAcattcaataataaaaaattaaaaaaataaaacattattgcaAGAATGGTGAAagtaaagtatttttaaaaacattcattACATAAAATGTAGTTGGGGTAAACGTGTATAAATTGGGATTAATTATTTAGCAGCCAGTTTATGAATGAATtacaaatgttatgttttttataatCAATTACAGTcatgtaaaataaacacacacacagattacacaaacattatttataatttaagcAATTGTATTACCAGGTGATGTTGGAAATACAAACCATTTCCAGTACAAATTAGTTTTCAGTCACATGAAATGAGCAAGACGTCACACCAATCCAGAAGAGTCAGGAAGCAACGTCCCAGATCACAGAGACATGTGCACAAGAAAACACTTAATCAGTATTACAACAGAGCTACTGTTTGAAAACAATGGAAATGCATCAGTTAAGTATATTTAAAAGTTTACTGCAGCTGTGCACAAaatctcaatacatttttattataaacATAGAGAGAATGTTATATTGATTGGGTGCTCTTCCtgataattaaaatacacatactgAACCGATTACTCCTGAAGATAAAAACACTGTATTGACAGGCTTTCACTTTGTGTTCCTAGATCTTAAAACCCTTTGGTACACACTATCTTCTCTATGTTTTTACATGAGAAAAACTGTCCCTTTTCAATAGAGTGGTAGCTGTGCTGGATAGACCACGGTCTCACCTGGATGTGCTGCTGTAGTTTCTTCAGAGCTTCATCTGCCTCCTGGAAAGTGTCATCTAAAGTCAAAGCCTTTCTGTACAAATGTTCTGCTGTCACCAGCTTCTCTTCTTCTTCCAACCTGATCAACACAAGTTACAACACTtcattacatgtttttaaatttacagaaataaaaaaatgcttactttctctgtgtattacaattaaataaaaacagttggTTTTTTGCTCaaacttgattttttttttttacaaattttaTACttgggtccataaatatttggacagtgacaattgtcataattttggctctgtatgccaccacaatggatttgcaaggaaacaatcaagacaagctttaagtgtagactttcatctttaatttgagggtagataACGTGGaaggaattacacccatgttAATATGTGGTCCCTCGAATATTAGGGTGTCAAAAGTAActggacaattggctgctcagctgtctcagctgttccatggccaggtgtgttattccctcactagttcaattacaggtaagcagataaatGGTCTACGTTTGATTTCAAGTGtgacatttgcatttggaatcttttgctgttaaccctcaatttgaagtccaaagagctgccactgcgAGTGAAGTaagccatcattaggctgagaaatcaaaacaaaccaatcagggagatagcaaaaacattaggtgtgaccaaatcaactatttggtacattcttaaaaagaaagaatgcactggtgagctcaggaacaccaaaaggccccgaagaccacagaaaacaactgtggtggatgacaaaataattatttccctagtgaagaaaaaccccttcacaacagttggccagatcaagaacaccctcctggaggtaggtgtatctgtgtcaaagtcaacaatcaagtgaagacttcaccagagtaaatacagagggtttaccacaagatgtaagccattggtaagccccaaaaacaggaagaccaaaTTAGAGTTTATctaacatctaaagaaccctgtacaatTCTggaacatcctatggacagatgagacaaagatcaacttgtaccagaatgatgggaagagaagagtatggagaagggaaggaactgctcatgatccgaagcataccatctcatctgtgaagcatgttatggcatagGCATgcatggctgccaagggaactggttcccttgtatttattgataatGTGACTgcagacaaaagcagcaggatgaattctgaagtgtttagggctatattatctgctcagattcagccaaatgcttcaaaactcattggacagcacttcacagtgcagatggacaatgacacgaagcatactgcaaaagcaacccaagacttttttaaggcgaagaagtggaatgttctgcaatggccaagtcaatcacatgacctgaatccaactgagcatgcatttcacttgctgaaggcaaaatgcctcaagaacaagcaggaactaaagacagctgcagtacaggcctggcagagcatcaccagggaagaaatccagcatctggtgatgtctatgggttccagacttcaggcagtcattgactgcaaaggatttgcaaccaagtattaaaactcacaatttaattcatgattatgttagttaattacttttgaacccctaaaattggggggacaacatatacaaaaaaatcagtgtaattcctacaccattcaccaaATTTGGATacaactaccctcaaattaaagatgaaagtctacacttaaatcaaacattgtttcctttcaaatccattgtggaagcatacagagacaaaattatgacaactgtcactgtccaaatatttatggacctaactatgtATTTTCTAGGTTTCAGCATTTAGATTTGTAGTACAATGGTCAAGAATATGTTCACTGAACAAAATTACATGACTTACATTTAAGCAGCAAAAGGATATGTAACAAATGTTATTAAAGACGGTCTGAAAGACTTACTGGCCACCCCTTTCAACTAAAGTCTGGCAGAggtattttcttgcatttctgtGCGTCGGACAGCTCTCCAGTGCCAGCTCAAAGTCATCTATCGCCTTAGTCAGGCTGCCCTTTGTAGCATACCTGGAAAATGAACACATTTGCTTCCCTGCTGATTCAAGTTATTGGTGTGCACGTATTTTGTGCAACATTGAACTGCTAGGCATTTAACTGAACTGATCTTTAAGACTATCAGTACAATTATAACATTGATGTATATTGTAGTATAATTCAACCATATATTTTCACTGTTGGTTGAACACTGATTCTAATTGGAGAAGACGGTTTAGAAACACTTACAGTGCGCCACGTGCCACTAATGCTTCCACATTATTGTCATCAATCTCTAAGGCTTTATTATACTCATTCATTGCTTCCACATGGCATCCTGATTTAAAATGATCCACTCCAATCTTCACACTGAAAGAAGCACAGGTTGCAGCAAAACAAGTCAATCACTGCAACAAACTGGTTTAACATGCTGTTGTTTTAACAGACTAAAaagttattcatttttttattttatacatctaAATTTAATATGACAGCAGAAACAACCTGTAATCTCCTGTAGATTATCATTAGGTTCAGACAATACAAACCATTTCAATGCCCAGGATGCAGACTGCCTTTTCCTGATGGATGTCCCATAATCAGCTTCTAAAAAGTTCTTGCTGTGAAGAAACTGGATATTAATACATATGTGCTTTAGCCATTATTTACACTGAATATCATTCCTACATTGTATTATTAGATAGCATAAGTGATCGATTATCTGTCACCTTTTGTATCACTATTTAAATGATTTCAGAAAACTGACAGGCTTTTCCTCTCAAAGGTGTTTCAAATGGTAAtacaatctaaacaaaaaataaaaaggccatcacttatttacattttcagacatgcaaaatatattacTGTAAAACAGATAAAACGAGAAAGGAGACTGTTACCTCTGTAAGCCCCTCATCAATGAAGGAGGTTCTGTTTCACCAATTTCCAGCTTTCCCAAAAGAAACTCCACCGTAGCTGGATTGGCAAACCCTAGTGTATGCTGCAGAACACTGTCAAAAGTGTGTGAAGAGCACGCAGTACTAACAGAGTGCctgcaacaaacaaacacacaaaagttGACTGTGGCACATGTTTCATGGATTGTGCATAAATAATAGGTatcttcaatataaataaataaaaataataaattaatcaaattttAACAATGTaatgtctgaggttttattttacaaaacaatatgtacacattttatcTATAGGATTCCCCACCTGTAATGGACAGGCATTTCATCACTACTTATAATGCCCAGCTTCAAGTTTGAcagctgaggtgagagagaagAGCTGTACAGTGACACAGTCAGCTTCCCATGGTAGCGATCCATATCCTTTACTCCagctaaaatacaaatgtacaggataaacatatttttctctccagtgaaaacaaacattcagGGCTGTTGTAGCCTGttctaaaacaataatatacagTGCTACATGGCAGATTTTCTCTTCATTATACGTGTACTATTCAGTTACCgacatttcaaaaatgtttacGTATGAAAAGAAATGTCATTTAATGAATATTAAAACTGCAGGCtatgtaagaaaacaaaatattatgcagacaaataaatatactatTAAAGATGTAGTGGCATTGGAATTTGCGATTGGCTAGTGGGTAAGATGAATTTGGTCCAGGCCATAGTATTACATTTTTGAATTCCAAAATCATCACCTCTTATAAGATCTCCAACTTGATAGTAGGACAGTGGATTATCATGGTTTCCATGAGACGGCACATCTCTCACAGGACAGAGGGCCTGGAAAGGAGAAAATACACAAAGACAAAATCTTCCACCACTTTCCATTGAGACCAGTGGAATACTGTGACTTTCCTCCAGGGGAAGTGTTCCTAGGATAACAAGAGAAGATCTATCTGATCTCCTGATTCCCTATTCCAGTTGATCTCACAGATGCTGTAGGATATTAAGGTCAATATTACCAGcaggcatttacattttttcaacTTTTCATAAACTTCTGCATTAAactcccatttaaaaaaaacattggtttatataatatatatgtacagtcgTGGCCAAAAATATTGGCACCCTTGCACTTTTTTCAAATAACTCATAATTGTCCCAAAAAATAAGTTGAAATTGTCCAAAGTATTTGGTCTCCACAGTTCTTTACTTCACTGTCAATATCACAGAACCTATGTTTTTGATTCAGAACATATCAATTTAAATCAGGAAGTAAACAGAAATGGCATTAGCAAAATTATTCACACCCTAGACTTAATATTTGGTAGCACAGCCTTTGGTCAAAATAACTACAATCAAGTGCTTCCTATAGCCATCAATGAGTTTCCTGGACCTCTGTACTGgcagtttggcccactcttcttgtgtaaactgctCCAGTTCTCCCAACTGctgttttcagatctctccacaAGTTTTCAATGGGATTTAGATCTGGACTCATTCTCATTGCTGGCAACTTAAGAACAGTAGAGAGTTTTGTCTTGAACCATTCCTGCATGCTTTCTGAAGTGTGTTTGAGGTCATTTTCCTGCTTGAACACCGACCATCGACAGAGAcccagctttctgacactgggttCGACATTGTGAACCAAAATGCCTTGGTATTCTCCTGATTTAATGATGGCATGCACACAGTCTAGGCACTCAGTGCCAGAGGCAGCAAAGCAAACCTAAAACATCACTGAACCTCCTCCATAAAAGATGGTGTGCTTTACCAAAAAGTTaaaatttggtctcatctgtccaCAGGACACTCTCCCATAAGGATTTTGGCATGTTCAGTGGGGTCCTCCTGGGTCTCCTACCATATAACAGATGGTATGGATGGTGCGAGTTGAAACTGTCGTACCTTGTTTCTGAAGGTTAGCTTGAATCTGTGTGGGAGTTGATCGAGGTGCTTTCTCCACCATTTGAACAATCTTTTGCTGCAATCTTCCATCAAGTTTTCTATTGCGGCCATgtccagggaggttggctacagtggCATGGACCTTAAACTTCATGATAACATTGCATATGGTGGAAATAGGATCATCAATGTCTCTGGAGTTAGACTTGTAGCCTTGAGATTGTCCATGCTTGGCTACAATCTTGTGTCTGACCTCCTCAgactatttgtttttctttcttttctccatGATTATTGCGGTACACACTTTTCAAACTGGTTGAATGACTGAGTTTTATATGGAAGACACTGGCAACTTAACACAGGTGACTTCAATTCCAAATTAAAGTAGGATCACCTGCTTGAAATCAAATTATTTATAACaacttctattattattatttattacttagTAGATGCCCTTGTTCAGGGcgatttacaaaaaataagagCAATCTATTTCTAGAATGTGCCAATAATATTGTCCGGGCCATTTTAGGATTTCTTTGTGGAATTAGCTAAGATttagtaaattattaaatttgttttgtttaaccgTTTTCTCAAAGAAATGGTGCATTATTTGAAAAAAACTGCACGGGTGCCAACATTTATGACTTACACTGATTTTAAAATTACTGTGTTTTTTTGGGTGGTTTGAAAGTAACACTTGTCTTATAGGGCTGGGCAATATGACGATATAGATCGTGTgatgatagaaaaacgtctattgtttcatattatgctctattgTTTAtttcgtggtgtcgcaaatcccactctctaaggcaatatttttcgtcatttgCACGGCGTTTTgcgttcttccacacgtgctggatgcaggcaagaaatgtgcattcaaaaacacaaacaaacatggagGAGCATGAACTTTacacagaataaccaaaataaccaaaagatactttaatgcacaagTACACCGGTTACACACAAGGTTAGCCCGGCGCTCTCGCTGCCGGCCTAACCTCGATCTGCaggaacccccccacccctgctaattttgatgtatataatttgtataaaattaaagaataataaagtttgtttgcattttaataaattggaaatcaatgcaaacacatgcagaaagtttaattatttttagatggtgaagtggtacaacagtttttattattatgtgtattattattattgttattattattattattattaatatatataatatatattaactaatttgtattaacacgtgctgtaatTACGctatgtgttgcattctgtatatatttaccatgacagcctgcatgtggtatgttagttttgcatatttaaattaaatacttgtagtttgaatgtctttggtcttattttgaagtttgattggataaaaacaataaataaatcgaGATATATATcatgtatcgcccaaacttaaaaaaaagagattatttttaagtcattcACCCAGCCCTATTGTCTTATATGGTAAGGTGACTGAATGTCACCAAAATctgcaaagaaaatatatacatttaaatatactgaTTGTGTAAGTATTCAGCAACCTATATCAGTATTTGGTgtaagcacctttggcagcaattactgcTTAGAGACTTTCTGAACAGCACAGTTCCGACAAGTTTGTTTGGGATCATTGATGGAATAccgtaaaacttcaattaaatgCCCGCAgcatttattccaaataactgcaagaagtCCTGGCGTCAATTGGAGACTGCCGattatattaaacattcataaataaaaaaaacattgcggactcatgcagggtaagaagagcctggaaacactgcttcattgtagaagtagggtaataggccaggcttttattattattattttatttttttatttttttattaactggatgtgcatcccacaaatctccatctactgcaagatgctatcctatcaatatgggccaacatttctaaagaatgctttcagcaccttgttgaatcaatgccacgtagaattaaggcagttctgaaggcgaaagggggtcaaacacagtattagtatggtgttcctaataatcctttaggtgagtgtatttttgcactttgtattgcgcttatattttgt contains:
- the ttc14 gene encoding tetratricopeptide repeat protein 14, which produces MDRDLLRQSLTYHGHSLFSLLKCEQFENPDFKLIVANLTKTLHPRKEKSYENASVEQFIARKADLLFAPIWTSSSAANNYINEETEDLYAIMPPVEQFMDVPFDERRDLFYRDIERGDVVIGRVNSIRDFGLFITLVCLGGGLPRNIEDLEITALCPVRDVPSHGNHDNPLSYYQVGDLIRAGVKDMDRYHGKLTVSLYSSSLSPQLSNLKLGIISSDEMPVHYRHSVSTACSSHTFDSVLQHTLGFANPATVEFLLGKLEIGETEPPSLMRGLQSKNFLEADYGTSIRKRQSASWALKCVKIGVDHFKSGCHVEAMNEYNKALEIDDNNVEALVARGALYATKGSLTKAIDDFELALESCPTHRNARKYLCQTLVERGGQLEEEEKLVTAEHLYRKALTLDDTFQEADEALKKLQQHIQKSLKLKEEEAAKEKDQSKIVVTSAEKLRKILKEEKRMKRKKRKLTSSSSSSSSFSKSSDSLVSSADHRKVKNRKQKQRDSPGSRWKACRRSSTHQDKSYESKEEWYPPPANTSASFLNQKYEVSKFPEGQDRSVEYKSQAKDRRYHSLSSSSVEILDDGGGRFDEHCFQGVPVKAERSKAKVKKGGRKSCPSCMDDSVKPRDRKSSGIEKEVAKEYRREEEESNFQLEFCSGLEKIRPRKYSSSSAGSEYSHKSDRYVNTKDYSSQGCSNSRSNSDRYDSVGIGDKKQAYQIEEEVQNFRRSDRHESRLSKHRLHNDKESAEAKRNLPSNLLDIFSQIAEFEKEKCTNSKKV